One stretch of Siphonobacter curvatus DNA includes these proteins:
- a CDS encoding bleomycin resistance protein, whose protein sequence is MLTQIHPKLPMRDKAATRDFYLHQLQFAELGTVDYEGYLMVKKDAIEIHFFEFKELDPAENYGQVYIRTDAIREWYQFIQDQGLKSTELDYKPWGVIEFSILDPDSNLLTFGQNV, encoded by the coding sequence ATGCTCACGCAAATTCACCCCAAATTACCCATGCGGGATAAGGCCGCTACCCGGGATTTTTACTTGCATCAATTGCAATTCGCGGAGCTTGGAACGGTGGATTACGAAGGTTATCTGATGGTGAAAAAGGATGCCATCGAAATTCACTTTTTTGAGTTCAAAGAACTCGATCCGGCTGAAAATTATGGACAGGTCTACATTCGTACCGATGCCATCCGAGAGTGGTACCAGTTTATACAGGATCAAGGATTGAAGTCAACCGAATTGGATTACAAACCCTGGGGTGTGATCGAATTTTCCATCCTTGATCCAGACTCTAACCTGCTTACGTTTGGGCAGAATGTATAA
- a CDS encoding sulfatase family protein, whose product MKRFLYLGVALLTLGSLRAQQPNRPNVIFIFSDDHAYQAISAYGSKLAQTPNIDRIANEGALLLNNVVTNSICGPSRATLLTGKYSHLNGYKLNERKFNINQPVFPEELQKNGYQTAWIGKMHLGSLPHGFDYLDVLPGQGHYYSPDFVNGKKDTVRHEGKYVSNVITELSLDWLNKRDASKPFFLVVGHKATHREWLPDIQDLGAYDDVNFPLPASFYDAYEGREAAEKQDMTIDQTMRLKEDLKVHLNYDAKNRFNGYNRFSPEQKKAFYDYYENKISKEFDEKKLTGKALVEWKYQRYLKDYLATAKSLDRNIGRLLDYLDQKGLAKNTVVIYASDQGFYMGEHGWFDKRFIYEESLKTPFVIRYPGVIQAGKKVPQLVSNIDWAPTLLELTGTKVPQDIQGKSFLPLLKNEKPAWRTAAYYHYYEFPEPHHVYPHFGVRTERYTLVHFYGDINTWELYDLQKDPQQLKNLYGQKGTEKITADLKAQLKELMVTYKDDEALGLLQQTNP is encoded by the coding sequence ATGAAACGCTTTCTCTACCTCGGGGTGGCTCTGCTGACCCTGGGTTCCCTGCGAGCCCAACAGCCGAATCGACCTAACGTCATTTTCATTTTCTCAGACGACCACGCCTACCAGGCCATTAGTGCCTACGGTAGTAAACTCGCCCAAACGCCCAACATTGACCGGATCGCTAACGAAGGTGCCCTGTTACTCAACAATGTAGTCACCAATTCCATTTGCGGACCGAGCCGGGCTACCTTACTCACGGGCAAGTACAGTCACCTGAACGGGTACAAGCTCAACGAACGGAAGTTCAACATCAACCAGCCCGTCTTTCCCGAAGAATTGCAGAAAAACGGCTATCAGACGGCCTGGATTGGAAAAATGCACCTGGGCAGTCTGCCCCACGGGTTCGATTATCTGGATGTACTACCCGGCCAGGGGCATTATTACAGTCCGGACTTCGTGAACGGGAAGAAAGATACCGTGCGGCATGAAGGCAAGTACGTGAGCAATGTCATTACCGAGCTTTCGCTTGACTGGCTCAATAAACGGGATGCCTCTAAGCCCTTTTTTCTGGTTGTGGGACACAAGGCCACGCACCGCGAATGGCTGCCCGACATTCAGGATTTAGGAGCGTATGACGACGTGAACTTCCCCCTTCCCGCTTCGTTTTATGATGCCTACGAAGGTCGGGAAGCCGCCGAAAAACAGGATATGACCATCGACCAAACGATGCGTTTGAAGGAAGACCTGAAAGTTCACCTGAACTACGACGCGAAGAACCGATTCAACGGCTACAACCGCTTTTCACCCGAGCAGAAAAAAGCTTTTTACGACTACTACGAAAACAAAATCAGTAAGGAATTTGACGAGAAGAAACTGACGGGTAAAGCCTTAGTGGAATGGAAATACCAGCGGTATTTAAAAGATTACCTCGCTACGGCAAAATCTTTGGACCGCAACATTGGCCGATTACTGGACTACCTGGATCAAAAGGGGCTGGCTAAAAATACCGTCGTGATTTATGCGTCCGATCAGGGTTTCTATATGGGTGAACACGGCTGGTTTGACAAACGATTCATCTACGAAGAATCCCTGAAAACGCCCTTCGTGATTCGGTACCCGGGCGTCATCCAAGCGGGTAAAAAAGTACCGCAGCTGGTGTCGAATATCGACTGGGCTCCTACCCTGCTTGAGCTGACGGGTACGAAGGTTCCTCAAGATATTCAGGGAAAATCCTTTCTGCCCCTGCTGAAAAACGAAAAACCAGCCTGGCGGACGGCGGCGTATTACCACTACTACGAATTTCCGGAACCGCACCACGTGTACCCGCACTTTGGCGTGCGTACGGAGCGTTATACGCTGGTGCACTTTTACGGGGACATCAATACCTGGGAACTGTATGATTTACAGAAAGATCCTCAGCAATTAAAAAACCTGTATGGTCAGAAAGGTACCGAGAAAATCACCGCTGATCTAAAAGCCCAACTGAAAGAGCTGATGGTTACGTACAAAGACGACGAAGCCCTGGGCCTGCTGCAACAAACCAATCCGTAA
- a CDS encoding ABC transporter permease — MLRNYIKIALRNLLRNKGFSIINILGLSIGLACCMLIILYTKDEVSFDAFQARKDQLYRVTCTIQDMNGEKQKLGIAALTQGPSFKEDIPEVLEFSRVQDRSMFVRSGSEVFTEKAVWADKNFFTLFSFPLVAGNPKTVLSDIHSLVLTEEMAEKYFGTTQALGKKLEFEINNKFETFVVSGIAKNAPQNSTIQFKILLPFVYQEIHEKDDNWLWLSFPTYLLLHPSADIATVEKKMNQVYLTRSKEQRAEASKHGFKDHFNWGLQPFLQMHLATDIQYTPQASNPMYSYILLGIALFVLLIACINFVNLTVAQSLRRSREIGIRKVVGGQRSQLMGQFLGESFILCFLAFTLAILLAEASLPFFNELANKELSLTYLLDYQLVLGVVVLFLVTGFAAGFYPALVLSGFDPLQTLYNRFRFSGKNYLSKGLVVLQFSLATFLIITTLFIYAQFNYLTNKDLGYNEKNLLSVTVGWNRTDSPTSTRQQTFEHELSHAPGVQQVAPVMDGSWTTTAKANGVELDVKYEHVDEHFLPAMQIPMVEGRNFSAAYPADSTHSVLVNEAFVQKVGWKGSAIGKTVDFLNGNDTKLTIVGVVKDYHFASLKAKISPQLFSSNPHLPFGRFLIRVQPDKLPRAIQSIEATYRKLVPYRPFSYDFIDELNYKNYEAEAKWKQIITFGAILTIFISCIGLFGLASLSMQQRTKEIGIRKVLGASVLQLSNLLAKNFLTLVLIAFVVAIPAAWYVTQRWLENFAYRIDITWQTFALAALLTSGIALITVSFNTIRTALANPIKSLKSE; from the coding sequence ATGCTCCGTAACTACATCAAAATTGCCCTGCGAAACCTGCTGCGAAACAAAGGGTTCTCCATCATTAATATTCTGGGCCTGAGCATTGGGCTGGCCTGCTGTATGCTAATTATTCTGTACACCAAAGACGAGGTGAGTTTCGATGCCTTCCAGGCCCGTAAGGATCAGCTGTATCGGGTGACGTGTACCATTCAGGATATGAACGGGGAGAAGCAGAAGCTAGGAATTGCAGCCCTAACGCAGGGACCTTCGTTTAAAGAGGACATTCCGGAGGTACTGGAATTTTCGCGGGTACAGGATCGGAGTATGTTCGTGCGTTCGGGCAGTGAGGTTTTCACTGAAAAAGCCGTTTGGGCCGACAAAAACTTCTTTACGCTGTTCTCTTTTCCACTGGTCGCGGGAAACCCTAAAACGGTACTCTCGGATATTCATTCGCTGGTTTTGACGGAAGAAATGGCCGAAAAATACTTCGGTACTACACAGGCTCTGGGCAAAAAGCTGGAATTCGAAATCAATAATAAGTTCGAAACTTTCGTCGTATCGGGCATCGCCAAAAATGCTCCGCAGAACTCGACCATTCAGTTTAAAATACTCTTGCCGTTTGTGTATCAAGAGATTCACGAAAAGGATGATAACTGGCTCTGGCTTTCGTTCCCAACCTACCTGCTATTGCATCCTTCGGCTGATATAGCCACGGTTGAGAAAAAGATGAATCAGGTCTACCTCACCCGTTCAAAGGAGCAACGGGCGGAGGCGAGCAAGCACGGCTTCAAGGACCATTTTAACTGGGGATTACAGCCGTTCCTGCAAATGCACCTGGCTACCGACATCCAGTATACGCCACAGGCTAGTAATCCCATGTATTCGTACATTCTGCTGGGCATTGCTCTCTTTGTATTGCTAATTGCCTGCATCAATTTCGTGAATCTGACCGTGGCTCAATCCTTACGCCGAAGCCGGGAAATCGGTATTCGAAAAGTAGTAGGCGGTCAGCGAAGTCAGTTGATGGGGCAGTTCTTGGGTGAATCGTTCATTCTGTGTTTTCTAGCCTTTACGCTGGCCATTTTGCTGGCCGAAGCGAGTCTGCCGTTCTTCAACGAACTAGCCAATAAGGAATTAAGTCTGACTTATCTGCTGGATTATCAGCTAGTTCTGGGCGTAGTGGTTTTATTTTTGGTTACGGGTTTTGCGGCAGGCTTCTATCCGGCTTTGGTTTTATCGGGCTTTGATCCGCTGCAAACGTTGTACAATCGCTTCCGGTTTTCGGGTAAAAACTATCTATCGAAGGGGCTGGTCGTCTTGCAGTTTTCACTGGCCACGTTCCTGATTATTACAACGCTGTTCATTTATGCCCAGTTTAATTACCTGACAAACAAGGACCTGGGTTACAATGAAAAGAACCTGCTGTCCGTTACGGTCGGCTGGAATAGGACGGATAGCCCTACCTCCACCCGGCAACAAACCTTTGAACATGAGTTAAGTCATGCCCCAGGCGTACAACAGGTAGCACCCGTCATGGATGGCTCCTGGACCACTACTGCAAAAGCCAATGGCGTGGAGCTGGATGTGAAGTACGAGCACGTCGACGAACACTTTTTACCGGCCATGCAGATACCGATGGTTGAGGGTCGAAATTTTTCCGCGGCTTACCCCGCCGATTCTACGCACTCGGTGCTCGTCAATGAAGCCTTTGTTCAGAAAGTGGGCTGGAAAGGTTCAGCCATCGGTAAAACCGTCGATTTTTTGAACGGCAATGATACTAAACTGACGATTGTAGGCGTCGTGAAAGACTATCATTTCGCTTCGCTTAAAGCCAAAATTAGTCCGCAATTGTTCAGTTCGAATCCACACCTACCCTTTGGGCGTTTTCTGATTCGGGTACAACCCGATAAACTTCCCCGGGCAATCCAGTCGATCGAGGCTACGTACCGGAAGCTAGTTCCGTACCGTCCTTTTTCGTATGATTTTATCGATGAGCTGAATTATAAGAATTACGAAGCCGAAGCTAAGTGGAAGCAGATTATCACGTTCGGAGCTATACTGACCATTTTTATTTCCTGCATCGGCCTATTTGGTCTGGCCAGTTTATCCATGCAACAGCGGACCAAGGAAATCGGCATTCGGAAAGTACTCGGAGCTTCGGTGTTGCAACTTTCGAATCTGCTGGCCAAAAACTTCCTGACCCTGGTACTGATTGCTTTTGTGGTAGCCATTCCGGCGGCCTGGTACGTGACCCAACGCTGGCTGGAAAACTTCGCGTATCGCATTGACATTACGTGGCAAACCTTCGCCCTAGCCGCCCTGCTGACGAGTGGTATTGCCCTGATCACGGTGAGTTTCAATACCATTCGTACGGCTTTGGCTAATCCAATAAAATCTTTAAAATCAGAGTAA
- a CDS encoding peptidylprolyl isomerase, translating into MNKRYFLLPLLAILLLASKPEKTYPVGQIKTPQGEILFWLYDETPNHKASFIKLAKQGYWDSYTFNRVIPNFVAQGGCPDTPEGFAGSPYLLKPEFVKSIRHVYGAVGAGRDDNPGMLSAGCQFYIVQNKQGLARLDDKYTVYGQVFKGMDIVDAIVAVKRDSTDTPLTPITLDVNVIQLSGSELKKLGYFVK; encoded by the coding sequence ATGAACAAACGCTACTTTCTTCTCCCCCTGTTAGCCATCCTTTTACTCGCTTCCAAGCCCGAGAAAACGTATCCGGTAGGGCAGATTAAAACGCCCCAGGGTGAGATTCTTTTCTGGCTGTACGACGAAACGCCTAATCACAAAGCCAGCTTTATCAAACTGGCCAAACAAGGCTACTGGGATTCGTACACCTTCAACCGGGTCATTCCGAATTTCGTGGCTCAGGGCGGCTGTCCTGATACGCCGGAAGGGTTTGCCGGTTCGCCCTATTTGCTCAAGCCGGAATTTGTCAAGAGCATCCGCCACGTTTATGGAGCTGTAGGTGCGGGGCGTGACGATAATCCGGGTATGCTTTCGGCGGGTTGTCAGTTTTATATTGTACAAAACAAACAGGGACTGGCCCGACTGGACGACAAATACACTGTATACGGACAGGTTTTTAAAGGGATGGACATAGTAGATGCGATTGTAGCCGTCAAACGCGACAGTACCGACACGCCCCTAACGCCCATTACACTGGATGTAAATGTGATACAGTTGAGCGGTTCGGAATTGAAAAAGTTGGGGTATTTCGTAAAATAA
- a CDS encoding formylglycine-generating enzyme family protein, giving the protein MKTLLLWAWTGLLFSCQEKAKTQSDIAVCKVPTRAVTLAGQTTSAPSAAADTKDMVRIPGGDFQMGSNDFEDTRPVHPVHVNPFLMDTHEVTNAEFAAFVKATQYKTIAERPLNPADYPGVPADKLVPGSAVFTPPAQPVPLENPLAWWEYVAGANWQHPKGPHSKAVPNEPVVHIAYEDALAYAQWAGKRLPTEAEWEFAARGGQTQALPYYWGSELKPGGRWVANIHQGHFPDHNTKEDGFADVAPVRSYPANAYGLYDMDGNVWEWCSDYYRPDYYASSPKDNPKGPNDSYDPQEPGAVKRVQRGGSFLCSDQYCIRYRTGSRGKGEVTSGSNNLGFRCVKDVR; this is encoded by the coding sequence ATGAAGACATTACTCCTTTGGGCATGGACTGGGCTCTTGTTTTCCTGCCAGGAAAAAGCGAAAACGCAGTCCGACATTGCGGTTTGTAAAGTGCCGACACGGGCGGTGACTCTAGCAGGTCAAACGACGAGTGCTCCATCAGCGGCTGCGGATACGAAGGACATGGTACGGATTCCGGGGGGCGATTTCCAGATGGGCTCCAATGACTTTGAGGACACGCGACCGGTACACCCCGTGCATGTCAATCCCTTTCTGATGGATACGCACGAGGTTACCAATGCCGAATTTGCGGCCTTCGTGAAAGCCACCCAGTACAAAACCATTGCCGAGCGTCCACTCAATCCTGCGGATTATCCGGGTGTTCCGGCGGACAAGCTCGTTCCGGGTTCGGCCGTATTTACACCACCAGCCCAGCCCGTTCCGCTTGAAAACCCCTTAGCGTGGTGGGAGTACGTAGCCGGTGCCAACTGGCAGCATCCGAAAGGTCCGCATTCAAAAGCCGTACCCAACGAACCCGTCGTCCATATCGCCTACGAAGATGCCCTTGCCTACGCTCAGTGGGCGGGTAAACGCCTGCCCACCGAAGCGGAGTGGGAATTTGCCGCTCGCGGCGGACAAACGCAGGCATTGCCTTACTACTGGGGTTCAGAACTCAAACCCGGCGGTCGCTGGGTGGCTAATATTCACCAGGGACACTTCCCTGATCACAATACGAAAGAAGATGGCTTTGCGGACGTAGCTCCGGTACGCTCGTACCCGGCCAATGCCTACGGCCTGTACGATATGGATGGGAATGTCTGGGAATGGTGCTCGGATTATTACCGGCCGGATTACTACGCATCGAGTCCGAAAGACAACCCGAAAGGTCCCAACGACAGCTACGACCCGCAGGAACCGGGGGCGGTCAAACGCGTGCAACGCGGCGGTTCATTTCTGTGCAGCGATCAGTACTGCATTCGTTACAGAACGGGCAGTCGGGGTAAGGGCGAAGTGACCAGCGGCAGTAATAACCTGGGTTTTCGCTGCGTAAAGGATGTTCGCTAA
- a CDS encoding glycosyltransferase, whose translation MPQATTQVAAMVTLYHSEPTVLTNVDSYLDQVGKLYVIDNSEQPDERLREALQLRSPRLLYLAPRGNEGLGVALNRAAEQALADGYSHLLMMDDDSSLPAGAIEQLYQTAVSRPEAGIVSAVMVDQSALQTDRSTKPPTIDPVLTAITAGSLLNLAAYQVAGPFQEDLFIDWVDLEYSFRLKRHGFPILADGHVRLLHRIGIKKKIRLLGFIPYQWRSHNPVRLYYKFRNSLYLLGRDQDVIPARFKRRFHKELRRNLYQILLAEPNKGRFFSLIRKAVADARAGKLGKLEE comes from the coding sequence ATGCCTCAGGCTACTACGCAGGTTGCCGCCATGGTAACGCTGTATCACTCCGAACCTACCGTCCTGACGAATGTTGATTCGTACCTCGATCAGGTGGGGAAGCTTTACGTCATCGACAATTCCGAACAGCCGGACGAACGTCTACGAGAGGCTTTGCAACTACGCTCGCCTCGTTTGCTATACCTTGCTCCGCGTGGCAATGAAGGACTGGGCGTTGCCTTAAACCGGGCCGCTGAACAGGCGTTGGCTGACGGCTACTCGCATCTGCTGATGATGGATGACGACTCCTCCCTTCCCGCCGGAGCCATCGAGCAGTTGTACCAAACGGCCGTTTCCAGGCCAGAAGCGGGCATTGTTTCGGCGGTGATGGTCGATCAGTCGGCACTCCAAACGGATCGCTCGACAAAACCTCCTACCATCGATCCGGTCCTGACGGCTATTACGGCGGGTAGTTTGCTGAATCTGGCCGCGTATCAGGTAGCCGGGCCTTTTCAGGAAGATTTATTCATCGATTGGGTGGATCTGGAGTACAGCTTTCGCCTGAAACGACACGGGTTCCCGATTCTGGCCGATGGCCACGTCCGATTGTTGCACCGCATTGGTATCAAGAAAAAAATACGGCTGTTGGGCTTTATTCCCTATCAGTGGCGGTCGCATAATCCCGTCCGGCTGTATTACAAATTCCGGAACAGTTTATACCTGCTCGGCCGCGATCAGGATGTCATTCCGGCCCGGTTTAAACGCCGTTTTCACAAGGAACTCCGCCGTAATCTGTATCAGATTTTACTGGCCGAGCCCAACAAGGGACGATTTTTCTCCCTCATCCGGAAAGCCGTAGCAGATGCCCGGGCCGGAAAGCTCGGCAAGCTGGAGGAGTAA
- a CDS encoding ABC transporter permease, with amino-acid sequence MLRNYLKIAVRNLFKNPGYSFINIMGLAVGMAASMLIMLWILDEFSYDTFHTKKDRLYRVMRNFKESETNTWTSSSQGGLLGDYLRKNIPEMKNVTMTGWESPMALAYQDKVMKKTTMTVEPDFFRMFSFEPVKGSLQTAFKNPNSIVLTESTAKALFGDEDPINKVIRYYGQVDLKVTAVLKDYPKNSRFGFEALIPVKLYDALGWNSYGWSNNNFQLYVELDPNANEEAVNAKIRNIYTQQDKGSSNGDIFLHALTRSRLHSRFENGVSVGGRIENVQLFGIIAGFVLLIACINFMNLSTARSEKRAREVGIRKTSGAMRSGLIGQFLGESLLLALLGFLLAIGLVEVSLPWFNELVEKQLSIDFLHPLYWLAALSIVALTGILAGSYPAFYLSSFNPVTVLKGTMQTGRAASLPRKILVILQFSFSIALIISTILVYQQIQHAKNQPLGYDQENLMYFAMEGDAPNHWQALRSEIMATGLAENAYASSSVPAAEGGSNGWGFNWRGRKPEQFNQVFEFMRVSYDFVKTAGIQVLAGRDFSPAYPGDTSRAVILNESAVKVLGFKNPLGETITRGEPNERYAEKYTVVGVVKNFAYGSPYETMSPMMINLSVNGGNMGYLVVRLRGASSNSIEKIQSLYQKYARNVPFDYHFIDSDFEKRFQAERLLGSLAFVFGSLAVFISCLGLFGLASFMAEQRRKEIGVRKVLGASVLNLWGLLSKDFIVLVGLSFLIASPLAYYFMSDWLNKYAIRIEIGWLVFAISGCIALGITLLTVSYQAIRAASANPVKSLKTE; translated from the coding sequence ATGCTTCGTAATTACTTGAAAATCGCCGTTCGTAACCTCTTCAAAAATCCGGGGTACAGCTTCATCAATATCATGGGACTGGCCGTAGGGATGGCCGCCAGCATGCTCATCATGCTCTGGATTCTGGATGAATTTAGTTACGATACGTTTCACACGAAGAAAGACCGGCTTTACCGGGTTATGCGAAACTTCAAGGAGTCCGAAACCAATACCTGGACTTCGTCTTCGCAGGGGGGCTTACTGGGTGATTACCTCCGCAAGAACATTCCGGAGATGAAAAACGTCACGATGACTGGCTGGGAATCGCCGATGGCACTGGCGTACCAGGACAAGGTGATGAAGAAAACCACGATGACGGTGGAGCCGGATTTTTTCCGCATGTTTTCCTTCGAACCCGTTAAAGGTTCACTCCAGACGGCCTTCAAAAATCCTAATTCTATTGTCTTAACGGAATCAACGGCCAAAGCTCTTTTTGGCGACGAAGATCCAATTAATAAAGTAATTCGCTACTACGGTCAGGTGGACCTGAAAGTCACCGCCGTACTGAAAGATTACCCGAAAAACTCACGATTTGGTTTCGAGGCCTTAATCCCCGTAAAACTCTACGATGCTCTGGGCTGGAATTCCTACGGCTGGAGTAACAACAACTTTCAGCTTTACGTCGAGCTGGATCCAAATGCGAATGAGGAGGCGGTAAATGCGAAGATTCGAAATATCTATACACAACAGGATAAAGGCTCCAGCAACGGTGATATTTTTCTGCACGCCCTGACCCGTTCCCGCCTGCATAGCCGCTTCGAAAACGGCGTATCCGTGGGCGGTCGCATCGAAAACGTTCAGTTGTTTGGGATCATCGCCGGATTTGTACTACTCATTGCCTGTATCAATTTCATGAACCTGAGTACGGCCCGTAGTGAAAAGCGGGCCCGCGAAGTAGGCATCCGCAAGACTTCTGGAGCCATGCGAAGCGGCCTGATCGGGCAGTTTCTGGGCGAATCGTTGTTGCTGGCACTCTTGGGATTTCTTCTGGCCATTGGTCTGGTGGAAGTAAGCCTTCCCTGGTTTAACGAGCTGGTTGAGAAACAATTATCCATTGACTTTTTGCACCCCTTGTACTGGCTGGCGGCTCTGTCGATCGTAGCTCTTACGGGTATTCTGGCGGGCAGTTATCCGGCATTTTACCTGTCGTCCTTCAATCCAGTTACGGTACTCAAAGGCACCATGCAAACGGGCCGAGCGGCTTCGCTTCCTCGTAAGATACTAGTCATACTACAATTTTCTTTCTCCATCGCTCTCATTATCAGTACTATTCTGGTATACCAGCAGATTCAGCACGCCAAAAACCAGCCCCTCGGCTACGATCAGGAAAACCTGATGTACTTCGCCATGGAAGGCGATGCCCCTAATCACTGGCAGGCGTTACGTAGTGAAATCATGGCTACGGGACTGGCCGAAAACGCCTATGCTTCCAGTTCAGTACCCGCAGCGGAAGGCGGTTCCAACGGCTGGGGTTTCAACTGGCGGGGCCGCAAACCCGAGCAGTTCAACCAAGTTTTTGAGTTTATGCGAGTGAGTTATGATTTCGTTAAAACAGCGGGAATCCAGGTACTGGCGGGTCGCGATTTTTCACCGGCTTATCCGGGTGATACGTCCCGGGCCGTCATTTTGAACGAATCGGCGGTAAAAGTACTGGGATTCAAAAATCCGCTGGGCGAAACCATCACCCGGGGCGAACCGAACGAACGCTACGCTGAAAAATATACGGTCGTGGGCGTCGTCAAAAATTTCGCGTACGGTTCGCCTTATGAAACGATGTCTCCCATGATGATCAATTTGTCGGTGAATGGCGGGAACATGGGTTATCTGGTCGTCCGTCTACGCGGGGCTAGTTCCAACAGTATCGAAAAAATCCAGAGCCTTTACCAGAAATACGCCCGCAACGTTCCCTTCGACTACCACTTCATTGATTCCGATTTCGAGAAACGCTTTCAGGCCGAACGCCTGCTGGGCAGCCTGGCTTTTGTCTTTGGTAGCCTGGCCGTTTTCATCTCCTGTCTGGGCCTATTCGGGCTGGCTTCGTTCATGGCTGAGCAGCGTCGTAAGGAAATTGGCGTACGCAAAGTACTGGGAGCCAGCGTACTGAACCTCTGGGGTTTACTTTCCAAAGATTTCATCGTACTGGTCGGTTTATCCTTTCTCATTGCTTCACCCCTGGCGTACTACTTCATGAGCGACTGGCTCAACAAGTACGCTATCCGCATCGAGATTGGCTGGCTGGTCTTTGCGATTTCGGGTTGTATCGCGTTGGGTATCACACTGCTCACGGTTAGTTACCAGGCCATTCGGGCGGCTTCGGCCAATCCGGTTAAAAGTTTAAAAACCGAGTAA
- a CDS encoding S41 family peptidase, which produces MRKASFLLLLLSWATLTFAQQNPASTPTDTTLSIPEKCFETFWQTFEDHYAFFRLRNIDWQASYKQYRPRVTATTSDDSLFSVLSQLVAPFEDDHINIIIPGKRQYKARKPSTFLADFPDKEAKALFWKATDATLERNGFQPVKTIGPVFRNTPLFSYTRSKNYGYIRTGRCFVSEDTSDDAPQDAALAGAILDSVLRQMVGVQALLVDARMNIGGNDEFSYAFAGRFTSKKVLGHSKQTRKGGYEDFTPLEKWYIQPESKKPFTRPVVVLTNDQTASAGDVLAMILKALPQTTLVGENTRGIYSDMYGFELPNQWQISLSNQRYYAADGVCYEAKGTPVDLVVKNTRKEAQQRQDTVLSAALTRLKQGRSK; this is translated from the coding sequence ATGCGAAAAGCATCTTTCCTACTACTCTTACTAAGCTGGGCAACCCTCACCTTTGCTCAGCAAAATCCCGCGTCTACGCCTACAGATACTACCCTCTCGATACCCGAAAAGTGTTTTGAGACGTTTTGGCAAACCTTTGAGGATCATTACGCTTTTTTTCGTTTGCGGAACATCGACTGGCAGGCTAGCTATAAACAATACCGGCCCCGCGTCACGGCGACTACTTCGGATGATTCCCTCTTCTCGGTGTTATCTCAATTGGTAGCTCCGTTTGAGGATGATCACATCAACATCATCATTCCCGGCAAACGACAGTACAAGGCCCGAAAACCTTCGACATTTCTGGCGGATTTTCCGGATAAAGAAGCCAAAGCTTTATTCTGGAAAGCTACGGATGCCACGCTGGAACGAAACGGGTTTCAACCCGTAAAAACGATTGGACCTGTATTCCGTAATACTCCGCTTTTTTCGTATACGCGTTCGAAAAACTACGGCTACATCCGAACGGGTCGGTGCTTTGTTTCCGAAGATACGTCGGATGATGCCCCGCAGGATGCCGCATTAGCGGGAGCGATCCTGGATTCGGTTTTACGGCAGATGGTTGGCGTACAGGCCTTACTCGTGGATGCCCGGATGAATATTGGAGGCAATGATGAATTTTCGTACGCGTTTGCGGGTAGGTTTACGTCGAAGAAAGTACTGGGCCACAGCAAACAAACCCGAAAAGGCGGTTATGAAGACTTTACACCCTTGGAAAAATGGTACATCCAACCCGAGTCGAAAAAGCCTTTTACCCGACCCGTCGTCGTACTCACCAATGACCAGACCGCAAGTGCCGGCGATGTACTGGCGATGATTTTGAAAGCCTTACCCCAAACCACACTTGTTGGTGAAAATACCAGGGGCATTTATTCCGATATGTACGGCTTTGAATTGCCAAACCAATGGCAGATTTCACTATCCAATCAACGCTATTACGCGGCGGATGGCGTTTGCTACGAAGCAAAAGGTACACCCGTAGATCTAGTCGTAAAGAATACCCGCAAAGAAGCCCAACAGAGGCAGGATACCGTTCTATCAGCCGCTTTGACTCGTTTGAAGCAGGGTCGGTCCAAGTAA